In a single window of the Sander lucioperca isolate FBNREF2018 chromosome 19, SLUC_FBN_1.2, whole genome shotgun sequence genome:
- the arhgap18 gene encoding rho GTPase-activating protein 18 isoform X1 has product MSRQQQQSQGVVLTGYHSNAELLPKTGPCDPSCPPAQDLESTVPSRRTGHYTVQQNQNMHHGDKSGPSTTSNSTRTTSTDPASLLNPSVVACPRSQPSSSPRHSPNSRSRPRPPCQRCNSQESLDELEMDDYWKEVENITRSGGGAGRGEGGGEREVQEEEQQKIPEEGEQEEAWLTEAGLARLFDDSLAADQDQEEDSAVFLSTLTRSQAAAVERRVTSLQQTWLRRRNRQHVPDVRDIFRPPEKDGEPSKLKGGSENGQKDVPSAAETETELNVEVAFSEQALTYRDNNQKLNVIASPNSPDDKLPNFKLLRDKTGQTRIGDLSPLDMKKVRRLVLVESTALFDTAGIDLKAHKAVKVKTKESGLFGVPLATLLDQDQRRAPGTKVPFILQRFISHIEEEGLDTEGLLRIPGAATRVKSLCQELESSFYDGMFPWQQLKQHDAASLLKLFIRELPHPLLTVEYLNAFIAVNKLPTKKQQLQALNLLVLLLPTANRDTLKALVEFFQRVIDHQAKNKMTLNNVSVVMAPNIFMFKGFRSKVTEQQEFSMATSTANIVRLLIQYQNLLWTIPKFIMTQVRQQNMESHRKLNKERAVRKLLKKITTDKPSDKAGSEESSQGFIRVQAPQFSKVSMAVQLTEELQAADILTRFLSQESLVAVKREELCLYEIGGNIEERCLDGETYMKDLFQLNPAAEWVIKAVQR; this is encoded by the exons ATGAGCCGGCAACAGCAGCAGTCCCAGGGAGTGGTTTTAACGGGTTACCACAGCAACGCGGAACTGTTGCCGAAAACTGGACCGTGTGACCCCAGCTGTCCGCCAGCCCAGGACCTCGAATCCACTGTGCCCAG TCGCAGAACAGGCCACTACACTGTTCAACAGAACCAGAACATGCATCACGGAGACAAATCTGGCCCTTCCACTACCTCCAACAGTACAAGAACCACCAGCACTGACCCAGCGTCGCTACTAAACCCAAGCGTTGTCGCTTGCCCCAGGTCTCAGCCCTCCTCCAGCCCCAGACACAGTCCCAATTCCAGGTCCAGACCGCGGCCACCATGTCAGCGCTGCAACTCTCAG GAATCTCTGGACGAGCTGGAGATGGACGACTATTGGAAGGAGGTGGAGAACATCACTCGctcaggaggaggagcagggagGGGAGAAGGTGGAGGAGAACGGGAAGTGcaagaggaggagcagcagaaaaTTCCTGAGG AAGGTGAACAGGAGGAGGCTTGGCTTACAGAGGCGGGGCTAGCACGGCTGTTTGATGATTCACTAGCAGCTGACCAGGATCAG gAAGAAGACAGCGCGGTGTTCCTGTCTACATTGACCAGATCTCAGGCGGCAGCTGTAGAACGTCGTGTGACATCACTACAGCAGACATGGCTACGGCGACGCAACCGGCAACACGTTCCCGATGTCAGGGATATATTCAGACCTCCTGAAAAG GATGGGGAGCCTAGTAAACTCAAAGGGGGAAGTGAAAATGGACAAAAAGATGTCCCTTCAGCTG caGAAACGGAGACAGAACTGAACGTTGAAGTGGCGTTTTCAGAGCAGGCGCTCACTTACAGGGACAACAACCAAAAGTTAAACGTCATCGCTAGCCCTAACTCACCTGACGACAAATTACCA aaCTTTAAGCTGCTCCGAGATAAAACAGGTCAAACCAGAATAGGAGATCTGTCTCCTCTGGATATGAAAAAG GTGCGTAGACTGGTGCTCGTGGAGTCGACTGCTCTGTTTGACACCGCTGGGATAGACCTGAAGGCGCACAAAGCTGTCAAAGTTAAAACTAAag aaagtGGTCTATTTGGTGTTCCCCTTGCCACTTTATTGGATCAGGACCAGAGGCGGGCTCCTGGGACCAAAGTGCCATTCATACTGCAGAGG TTTATTAGTCATATTGAGGAGGAGGGATTAGACACCGAGGGGCTACTACGGATCCCTGGGGCAGCCACCAGAGTCAAG TCACTGTGCCAGGAGCTTGAGTCCTCTTTCTATGACGGgatgtttccatggcaacagttGAAGCAGCACGATGCTGCTAGCCTTTTGAAGCTGTTCATCAGGGAGTTACCCCATCCACTGTTGACTGTGGAGTACCTCAACGCATTTATTGCTGTCAACA AGCTCCCCACAAAGAAGCAGCAGTTGCAGGCTTTGAACCTGTTGGTCCTTCTGTTACCTACGGCCAATCGGGACACTTTGAAG GCACTAGTGGAGTTTTTCCAGCGTGTGATTGACCACCAGGCCAAGAATAAAATGACTCTTAACAATGTCTCTGTTGTCATGGCACCCAACATCTTCATGTTCAAAGGTTTCCGCTCCAAAGTTACAGAACAACAGGAGTTCTCCATGGCAACTAGCACAGCCAACATCGTCCGGCTGCTGATTCAATACCAGAATCTTCTATGGACA atcccCAAGTTCATTATGACCCAGGTCAGACAACAAAACATGGAAAGCCATCGGAAACTAAATAAAGAGAGGGCTGTAAGAAAGCTGCTGAAGAAGATTACCACTGACAAACCATCTGATAAAGCTGGCTCTGAG GAGAGTTCACAGGGATTTATTCGAGTTCAAGCTCCACAATTCAGCAAAGTGTCCATGGCAGTTCAGCTTACTGAAGAGTTGCAGGCTGCTGATATATTAACACGCTTCCTCAGCCAGGAGAG TTTAGTGGCAGTGAAACGAGAAGAGCTGTGTCTCTATGAGATTGGTGGAAACATCG AGGAGAGATGTCTAGATGGGGAAACTTACATGAAAGACCTCTTCCAGCTGAACCCTGCAGCAGAATGGGTCATCAAAGCTGTGCAGCGATAA
- the arhgap18 gene encoding rho GTPase-activating protein 18 isoform X2 — translation MSRQQQQSQGVVLTGYHSNAELLPKTGPCDPSCPPAQDLESTVPSRRTGHYTVQQNQNMHHGDKSGPSTTSNSTRTTSTDPASLLNPSVVACPRSQPSSSPRHSPNSRSRPRPPCQRCNSQESLDELEMDDYWKEVENITRSGGGAGRGEGGGEREVQEEEQQKIPEEGEQEEAWLTEAGLARLFDDSLAADQDQEEDSAVFLSTLTRSQAAAVERRVTSLQQTWLRRRNRQHVPDVRDIFRPPEKDGEPSKLKGGSENGQKDVPSAETETELNVEVAFSEQALTYRDNNQKLNVIASPNSPDDKLPNFKLLRDKTGQTRIGDLSPLDMKKVRRLVLVESTALFDTAGIDLKAHKAVKVKTKESGLFGVPLATLLDQDQRRAPGTKVPFILQRFISHIEEEGLDTEGLLRIPGAATRVKSLCQELESSFYDGMFPWQQLKQHDAASLLKLFIRELPHPLLTVEYLNAFIAVNKLPTKKQQLQALNLLVLLLPTANRDTLKALVEFFQRVIDHQAKNKMTLNNVSVVMAPNIFMFKGFRSKVTEQQEFSMATSTANIVRLLIQYQNLLWTIPKFIMTQVRQQNMESHRKLNKERAVRKLLKKITTDKPSDKAGSEESSQGFIRVQAPQFSKVSMAVQLTEELQAADILTRFLSQESLVAVKREELCLYEIGGNIEERCLDGETYMKDLFQLNPAAEWVIKAVQR, via the exons ATGAGCCGGCAACAGCAGCAGTCCCAGGGAGTGGTTTTAACGGGTTACCACAGCAACGCGGAACTGTTGCCGAAAACTGGACCGTGTGACCCCAGCTGTCCGCCAGCCCAGGACCTCGAATCCACTGTGCCCAG TCGCAGAACAGGCCACTACACTGTTCAACAGAACCAGAACATGCATCACGGAGACAAATCTGGCCCTTCCACTACCTCCAACAGTACAAGAACCACCAGCACTGACCCAGCGTCGCTACTAAACCCAAGCGTTGTCGCTTGCCCCAGGTCTCAGCCCTCCTCCAGCCCCAGACACAGTCCCAATTCCAGGTCCAGACCGCGGCCACCATGTCAGCGCTGCAACTCTCAG GAATCTCTGGACGAGCTGGAGATGGACGACTATTGGAAGGAGGTGGAGAACATCACTCGctcaggaggaggagcagggagGGGAGAAGGTGGAGGAGAACGGGAAGTGcaagaggaggagcagcagaaaaTTCCTGAGG AAGGTGAACAGGAGGAGGCTTGGCTTACAGAGGCGGGGCTAGCACGGCTGTTTGATGATTCACTAGCAGCTGACCAGGATCAG gAAGAAGACAGCGCGGTGTTCCTGTCTACATTGACCAGATCTCAGGCGGCAGCTGTAGAACGTCGTGTGACATCACTACAGCAGACATGGCTACGGCGACGCAACCGGCAACACGTTCCCGATGTCAGGGATATATTCAGACCTCCTGAAAAG GATGGGGAGCCTAGTAAACTCAAAGGGGGAAGTGAAAATGGACAAAAAGATGTCCCTTCAGCTG AAACGGAGACAGAACTGAACGTTGAAGTGGCGTTTTCAGAGCAGGCGCTCACTTACAGGGACAACAACCAAAAGTTAAACGTCATCGCTAGCCCTAACTCACCTGACGACAAATTACCA aaCTTTAAGCTGCTCCGAGATAAAACAGGTCAAACCAGAATAGGAGATCTGTCTCCTCTGGATATGAAAAAG GTGCGTAGACTGGTGCTCGTGGAGTCGACTGCTCTGTTTGACACCGCTGGGATAGACCTGAAGGCGCACAAAGCTGTCAAAGTTAAAACTAAag aaagtGGTCTATTTGGTGTTCCCCTTGCCACTTTATTGGATCAGGACCAGAGGCGGGCTCCTGGGACCAAAGTGCCATTCATACTGCAGAGG TTTATTAGTCATATTGAGGAGGAGGGATTAGACACCGAGGGGCTACTACGGATCCCTGGGGCAGCCACCAGAGTCAAG TCACTGTGCCAGGAGCTTGAGTCCTCTTTCTATGACGGgatgtttccatggcaacagttGAAGCAGCACGATGCTGCTAGCCTTTTGAAGCTGTTCATCAGGGAGTTACCCCATCCACTGTTGACTGTGGAGTACCTCAACGCATTTATTGCTGTCAACA AGCTCCCCACAAAGAAGCAGCAGTTGCAGGCTTTGAACCTGTTGGTCCTTCTGTTACCTACGGCCAATCGGGACACTTTGAAG GCACTAGTGGAGTTTTTCCAGCGTGTGATTGACCACCAGGCCAAGAATAAAATGACTCTTAACAATGTCTCTGTTGTCATGGCACCCAACATCTTCATGTTCAAAGGTTTCCGCTCCAAAGTTACAGAACAACAGGAGTTCTCCATGGCAACTAGCACAGCCAACATCGTCCGGCTGCTGATTCAATACCAGAATCTTCTATGGACA atcccCAAGTTCATTATGACCCAGGTCAGACAACAAAACATGGAAAGCCATCGGAAACTAAATAAAGAGAGGGCTGTAAGAAAGCTGCTGAAGAAGATTACCACTGACAAACCATCTGATAAAGCTGGCTCTGAG GAGAGTTCACAGGGATTTATTCGAGTTCAAGCTCCACAATTCAGCAAAGTGTCCATGGCAGTTCAGCTTACTGAAGAGTTGCAGGCTGCTGATATATTAACACGCTTCCTCAGCCAGGAGAG TTTAGTGGCAGTGAAACGAGAAGAGCTGTGTCTCTATGAGATTGGTGGAAACATCG AGGAGAGATGTCTAGATGGGGAAACTTACATGAAAGACCTCTTCCAGCTGAACCCTGCAGCAGAATGGGTCATCAAAGCTGTGCAGCGATAA
- the arhgap18 gene encoding rho GTPase-activating protein 18 isoform X4 — MVSRLTYYLHLSRRTGHYTVQQNQNMHHGDKSGPSTTSNSTRTTSTDPASLLNPSVVACPRSQPSSSPRHSPNSRSRPRPPCQRCNSQESLDELEMDDYWKEVENITRSGGGAGRGEGGGEREVQEEEQQKIPEEGEQEEAWLTEAGLARLFDDSLAADQDQEEDSAVFLSTLTRSQAAAVERRVTSLQQTWLRRRNRQHVPDVRDIFRPPEKDGEPSKLKGGSENGQKDVPSAAETETELNVEVAFSEQALTYRDNNQKLNVIASPNSPDDKLPNFKLLRDKTGQTRIGDLSPLDMKKVRRLVLVESTALFDTAGIDLKAHKAVKVKTKESGLFGVPLATLLDQDQRRAPGTKVPFILQRFISHIEEEGLDTEGLLRIPGAATRVKSLCQELESSFYDGMFPWQQLKQHDAASLLKLFIRELPHPLLTVEYLNAFIAVNKLPTKKQQLQALNLLVLLLPTANRDTLKALVEFFQRVIDHQAKNKMTLNNVSVVMAPNIFMFKGFRSKVTEQQEFSMATSTANIVRLLIQYQNLLWTIPKFIMTQVRQQNMESHRKLNKERAVRKLLKKITTDKPSDKAGSEESSQGFIRVQAPQFSKVSMAVQLTEELQAADILTRFLSQESLVAVKREELCLYEIGGNIEERCLDGETYMKDLFQLNPAAEWVIKAVQR, encoded by the exons ATGGTCTCCAGACTTACCTACTACCTTCATCTCAG TCGCAGAACAGGCCACTACACTGTTCAACAGAACCAGAACATGCATCACGGAGACAAATCTGGCCCTTCCACTACCTCCAACAGTACAAGAACCACCAGCACTGACCCAGCGTCGCTACTAAACCCAAGCGTTGTCGCTTGCCCCAGGTCTCAGCCCTCCTCCAGCCCCAGACACAGTCCCAATTCCAGGTCCAGACCGCGGCCACCATGTCAGCGCTGCAACTCTCAG GAATCTCTGGACGAGCTGGAGATGGACGACTATTGGAAGGAGGTGGAGAACATCACTCGctcaggaggaggagcagggagGGGAGAAGGTGGAGGAGAACGGGAAGTGcaagaggaggagcagcagaaaaTTCCTGAGG AAGGTGAACAGGAGGAGGCTTGGCTTACAGAGGCGGGGCTAGCACGGCTGTTTGATGATTCACTAGCAGCTGACCAGGATCAG gAAGAAGACAGCGCGGTGTTCCTGTCTACATTGACCAGATCTCAGGCGGCAGCTGTAGAACGTCGTGTGACATCACTACAGCAGACATGGCTACGGCGACGCAACCGGCAACACGTTCCCGATGTCAGGGATATATTCAGACCTCCTGAAAAG GATGGGGAGCCTAGTAAACTCAAAGGGGGAAGTGAAAATGGACAAAAAGATGTCCCTTCAGCTG caGAAACGGAGACAGAACTGAACGTTGAAGTGGCGTTTTCAGAGCAGGCGCTCACTTACAGGGACAACAACCAAAAGTTAAACGTCATCGCTAGCCCTAACTCACCTGACGACAAATTACCA aaCTTTAAGCTGCTCCGAGATAAAACAGGTCAAACCAGAATAGGAGATCTGTCTCCTCTGGATATGAAAAAG GTGCGTAGACTGGTGCTCGTGGAGTCGACTGCTCTGTTTGACACCGCTGGGATAGACCTGAAGGCGCACAAAGCTGTCAAAGTTAAAACTAAag aaagtGGTCTATTTGGTGTTCCCCTTGCCACTTTATTGGATCAGGACCAGAGGCGGGCTCCTGGGACCAAAGTGCCATTCATACTGCAGAGG TTTATTAGTCATATTGAGGAGGAGGGATTAGACACCGAGGGGCTACTACGGATCCCTGGGGCAGCCACCAGAGTCAAG TCACTGTGCCAGGAGCTTGAGTCCTCTTTCTATGACGGgatgtttccatggcaacagttGAAGCAGCACGATGCTGCTAGCCTTTTGAAGCTGTTCATCAGGGAGTTACCCCATCCACTGTTGACTGTGGAGTACCTCAACGCATTTATTGCTGTCAACA AGCTCCCCACAAAGAAGCAGCAGTTGCAGGCTTTGAACCTGTTGGTCCTTCTGTTACCTACGGCCAATCGGGACACTTTGAAG GCACTAGTGGAGTTTTTCCAGCGTGTGATTGACCACCAGGCCAAGAATAAAATGACTCTTAACAATGTCTCTGTTGTCATGGCACCCAACATCTTCATGTTCAAAGGTTTCCGCTCCAAAGTTACAGAACAACAGGAGTTCTCCATGGCAACTAGCACAGCCAACATCGTCCGGCTGCTGATTCAATACCAGAATCTTCTATGGACA atcccCAAGTTCATTATGACCCAGGTCAGACAACAAAACATGGAAAGCCATCGGAAACTAAATAAAGAGAGGGCTGTAAGAAAGCTGCTGAAGAAGATTACCACTGACAAACCATCTGATAAAGCTGGCTCTGAG GAGAGTTCACAGGGATTTATTCGAGTTCAAGCTCCACAATTCAGCAAAGTGTCCATGGCAGTTCAGCTTACTGAAGAGTTGCAGGCTGCTGATATATTAACACGCTTCCTCAGCCAGGAGAG TTTAGTGGCAGTGAAACGAGAAGAGCTGTGTCTCTATGAGATTGGTGGAAACATCG AGGAGAGATGTCTAGATGGGGAAACTTACATGAAAGACCTCTTCCAGCTGAACCCTGCAGCAGAATGGGTCATCAAAGCTGTGCAGCGATAA
- the arhgap18 gene encoding rho GTPase-activating protein 18 isoform X3 — MSRQQQQSQGVVLTGYHSNAELLPKTGPCDPSCPPAQDLESTVPRTGHYTVQQNQNMHHGDKSGPSTTSNSTRTTSTDPASLLNPSVVACPRSQPSSSPRHSPNSRSRPRPPCQRCNSQESLDELEMDDYWKEVENITRSGGGAGRGEGGGEREVQEEEQQKIPEEGEQEEAWLTEAGLARLFDDSLAADQDQEEDSAVFLSTLTRSQAAAVERRVTSLQQTWLRRRNRQHVPDVRDIFRPPEKDGEPSKLKGGSENGQKDVPSAAETETELNVEVAFSEQALTYRDNNQKLNVIASPNSPDDKLPNFKLLRDKTGQTRIGDLSPLDMKKVRRLVLVESTALFDTAGIDLKAHKAVKVKTKESGLFGVPLATLLDQDQRRAPGTKVPFILQRFISHIEEEGLDTEGLLRIPGAATRVKSLCQELESSFYDGMFPWQQLKQHDAASLLKLFIRELPHPLLTVEYLNAFIAVNKLPTKKQQLQALNLLVLLLPTANRDTLKALVEFFQRVIDHQAKNKMTLNNVSVVMAPNIFMFKGFRSKVTEQQEFSMATSTANIVRLLIQYQNLLWTIPKFIMTQVRQQNMESHRKLNKERAVRKLLKKITTDKPSDKAGSEESSQGFIRVQAPQFSKVSMAVQLTEELQAADILTRFLSQESLVAVKREELCLYEIGGNIEERCLDGETYMKDLFQLNPAAEWVIKAVQR, encoded by the exons ATGAGCCGGCAACAGCAGCAGTCCCAGGGAGTGGTTTTAACGGGTTACCACAGCAACGCGGAACTGTTGCCGAAAACTGGACCGTGTGACCCCAGCTGTCCGCCAGCCCAGGACCTCGAATCCACTGTGCCCAG AACAGGCCACTACACTGTTCAACAGAACCAGAACATGCATCACGGAGACAAATCTGGCCCTTCCACTACCTCCAACAGTACAAGAACCACCAGCACTGACCCAGCGTCGCTACTAAACCCAAGCGTTGTCGCTTGCCCCAGGTCTCAGCCCTCCTCCAGCCCCAGACACAGTCCCAATTCCAGGTCCAGACCGCGGCCACCATGTCAGCGCTGCAACTCTCAG GAATCTCTGGACGAGCTGGAGATGGACGACTATTGGAAGGAGGTGGAGAACATCACTCGctcaggaggaggagcagggagGGGAGAAGGTGGAGGAGAACGGGAAGTGcaagaggaggagcagcagaaaaTTCCTGAGG AAGGTGAACAGGAGGAGGCTTGGCTTACAGAGGCGGGGCTAGCACGGCTGTTTGATGATTCACTAGCAGCTGACCAGGATCAG gAAGAAGACAGCGCGGTGTTCCTGTCTACATTGACCAGATCTCAGGCGGCAGCTGTAGAACGTCGTGTGACATCACTACAGCAGACATGGCTACGGCGACGCAACCGGCAACACGTTCCCGATGTCAGGGATATATTCAGACCTCCTGAAAAG GATGGGGAGCCTAGTAAACTCAAAGGGGGAAGTGAAAATGGACAAAAAGATGTCCCTTCAGCTG caGAAACGGAGACAGAACTGAACGTTGAAGTGGCGTTTTCAGAGCAGGCGCTCACTTACAGGGACAACAACCAAAAGTTAAACGTCATCGCTAGCCCTAACTCACCTGACGACAAATTACCA aaCTTTAAGCTGCTCCGAGATAAAACAGGTCAAACCAGAATAGGAGATCTGTCTCCTCTGGATATGAAAAAG GTGCGTAGACTGGTGCTCGTGGAGTCGACTGCTCTGTTTGACACCGCTGGGATAGACCTGAAGGCGCACAAAGCTGTCAAAGTTAAAACTAAag aaagtGGTCTATTTGGTGTTCCCCTTGCCACTTTATTGGATCAGGACCAGAGGCGGGCTCCTGGGACCAAAGTGCCATTCATACTGCAGAGG TTTATTAGTCATATTGAGGAGGAGGGATTAGACACCGAGGGGCTACTACGGATCCCTGGGGCAGCCACCAGAGTCAAG TCACTGTGCCAGGAGCTTGAGTCCTCTTTCTATGACGGgatgtttccatggcaacagttGAAGCAGCACGATGCTGCTAGCCTTTTGAAGCTGTTCATCAGGGAGTTACCCCATCCACTGTTGACTGTGGAGTACCTCAACGCATTTATTGCTGTCAACA AGCTCCCCACAAAGAAGCAGCAGTTGCAGGCTTTGAACCTGTTGGTCCTTCTGTTACCTACGGCCAATCGGGACACTTTGAAG GCACTAGTGGAGTTTTTCCAGCGTGTGATTGACCACCAGGCCAAGAATAAAATGACTCTTAACAATGTCTCTGTTGTCATGGCACCCAACATCTTCATGTTCAAAGGTTTCCGCTCCAAAGTTACAGAACAACAGGAGTTCTCCATGGCAACTAGCACAGCCAACATCGTCCGGCTGCTGATTCAATACCAGAATCTTCTATGGACA atcccCAAGTTCATTATGACCCAGGTCAGACAACAAAACATGGAAAGCCATCGGAAACTAAATAAAGAGAGGGCTGTAAGAAAGCTGCTGAAGAAGATTACCACTGACAAACCATCTGATAAAGCTGGCTCTGAG GAGAGTTCACAGGGATTTATTCGAGTTCAAGCTCCACAATTCAGCAAAGTGTCCATGGCAGTTCAGCTTACTGAAGAGTTGCAGGCTGCTGATATATTAACACGCTTCCTCAGCCAGGAGAG TTTAGTGGCAGTGAAACGAGAAGAGCTGTGTCTCTATGAGATTGGTGGAAACATCG AGGAGAGATGTCTAGATGGGGAAACTTACATGAAAGACCTCTTCCAGCTGAACCCTGCAGCAGAATGGGTCATCAAAGCTGTGCAGCGATAA
- the arhgap18 gene encoding rho GTPase-activating protein 18 isoform X5, giving the protein MDDYWKEVENITRSGGGAGRGEGGGEREVQEEEQQKIPEEGEQEEAWLTEAGLARLFDDSLAADQDQEEDSAVFLSTLTRSQAAAVERRVTSLQQTWLRRRNRQHVPDVRDIFRPPEKDGEPSKLKGGSENGQKDVPSAAETETELNVEVAFSEQALTYRDNNQKLNVIASPNSPDDKLPNFKLLRDKTGQTRIGDLSPLDMKKVRRLVLVESTALFDTAGIDLKAHKAVKVKTKESGLFGVPLATLLDQDQRRAPGTKVPFILQRFISHIEEEGLDTEGLLRIPGAATRVKSLCQELESSFYDGMFPWQQLKQHDAASLLKLFIRELPHPLLTVEYLNAFIAVNKLPTKKQQLQALNLLVLLLPTANRDTLKALVEFFQRVIDHQAKNKMTLNNVSVVMAPNIFMFKGFRSKVTEQQEFSMATSTANIVRLLIQYQNLLWTIPKFIMTQVRQQNMESHRKLNKERAVRKLLKKITTDKPSDKAGSEESSQGFIRVQAPQFSKVSMAVQLTEELQAADILTRFLSQESLVAVKREELCLYEIGGNIEERCLDGETYMKDLFQLNPAAEWVIKAVQR; this is encoded by the exons ATGGACGACTATTGGAAGGAGGTGGAGAACATCACTCGctcaggaggaggagcagggagGGGAGAAGGTGGAGGAGAACGGGAAGTGcaagaggaggagcagcagaaaaTTCCTGAGG AAGGTGAACAGGAGGAGGCTTGGCTTACAGAGGCGGGGCTAGCACGGCTGTTTGATGATTCACTAGCAGCTGACCAGGATCAG gAAGAAGACAGCGCGGTGTTCCTGTCTACATTGACCAGATCTCAGGCGGCAGCTGTAGAACGTCGTGTGACATCACTACAGCAGACATGGCTACGGCGACGCAACCGGCAACACGTTCCCGATGTCAGGGATATATTCAGACCTCCTGAAAAG GATGGGGAGCCTAGTAAACTCAAAGGGGGAAGTGAAAATGGACAAAAAGATGTCCCTTCAGCTG caGAAACGGAGACAGAACTGAACGTTGAAGTGGCGTTTTCAGAGCAGGCGCTCACTTACAGGGACAACAACCAAAAGTTAAACGTCATCGCTAGCCCTAACTCACCTGACGACAAATTACCA aaCTTTAAGCTGCTCCGAGATAAAACAGGTCAAACCAGAATAGGAGATCTGTCTCCTCTGGATATGAAAAAG GTGCGTAGACTGGTGCTCGTGGAGTCGACTGCTCTGTTTGACACCGCTGGGATAGACCTGAAGGCGCACAAAGCTGTCAAAGTTAAAACTAAag aaagtGGTCTATTTGGTGTTCCCCTTGCCACTTTATTGGATCAGGACCAGAGGCGGGCTCCTGGGACCAAAGTGCCATTCATACTGCAGAGG TTTATTAGTCATATTGAGGAGGAGGGATTAGACACCGAGGGGCTACTACGGATCCCTGGGGCAGCCACCAGAGTCAAG TCACTGTGCCAGGAGCTTGAGTCCTCTTTCTATGACGGgatgtttccatggcaacagttGAAGCAGCACGATGCTGCTAGCCTTTTGAAGCTGTTCATCAGGGAGTTACCCCATCCACTGTTGACTGTGGAGTACCTCAACGCATTTATTGCTGTCAACA AGCTCCCCACAAAGAAGCAGCAGTTGCAGGCTTTGAACCTGTTGGTCCTTCTGTTACCTACGGCCAATCGGGACACTTTGAAG GCACTAGTGGAGTTTTTCCAGCGTGTGATTGACCACCAGGCCAAGAATAAAATGACTCTTAACAATGTCTCTGTTGTCATGGCACCCAACATCTTCATGTTCAAAGGTTTCCGCTCCAAAGTTACAGAACAACAGGAGTTCTCCATGGCAACTAGCACAGCCAACATCGTCCGGCTGCTGATTCAATACCAGAATCTTCTATGGACA atcccCAAGTTCATTATGACCCAGGTCAGACAACAAAACATGGAAAGCCATCGGAAACTAAATAAAGAGAGGGCTGTAAGAAAGCTGCTGAAGAAGATTACCACTGACAAACCATCTGATAAAGCTGGCTCTGAG GAGAGTTCACAGGGATTTATTCGAGTTCAAGCTCCACAATTCAGCAAAGTGTCCATGGCAGTTCAGCTTACTGAAGAGTTGCAGGCTGCTGATATATTAACACGCTTCCTCAGCCAGGAGAG TTTAGTGGCAGTGAAACGAGAAGAGCTGTGTCTCTATGAGATTGGTGGAAACATCG AGGAGAGATGTCTAGATGGGGAAACTTACATGAAAGACCTCTTCCAGCTGAACCCTGCAGCAGAATGGGTCATCAAAGCTGTGCAGCGATAA